tcaattttgtcaacttttcttaatattaatcaatctatttgatttagaagaaaaaaagaaatcttaatttaaatttaaatatggaTTTAATTCACATCTCATGTCCCAAGAAAAAAGGGTATTtgtcaaatttaatttgtacgattcgtataaaaaaaacaaacgggAAGAAAATATGCGTGCTAATTGAATTACAAGCACGCACGCTAGTTTAATCATTAGAGATCATATCAATCGATTATCTGCAAGGCATCTCGTGTCTGCTTATGTTCATCCAATGGGCTTCAAGGAAATCTCTGGGGTCTCcaaactctttctttttcccaTTCTGATATAGCACCCACAGATTTTCTTTTCCCGTTGCATCTCCAAGCAGTTGAATTTTCCTTTCACAGTAATATTATTAGGTAGTTGTTCTGGTGCGaggaaagtaaattttttaaaaaagtacaagaaaattattgatatattttgtaataaaaaaattattttaataaataaatttagcaaacataATAAGATAgatatcttattttataattttaaacatcttaatctatatttatcttttaatttttttatttttatttttaattattgttttatattttttctttatttattgatatatatagttctagagttttagatttatttgattacatgtaagtataagttttttttttttttacttaagaaaattataaatatagaaacatgttgaaaatatatatatatatatatatatatatatatatagtttttttatttaaaaatatatctaacaCGCAATgaatcttaaattaaatatcttaaaaatatatccattaaaaaaataaaaaataaaaaagcaaaaatacgaagaacaaaaaagaaagagacgGAAGGAGTATCctcaaactaaaaaattattacagaAAGATTATTTTGTTCATATACGTACCTTGGCAGAAACGATTGATTTATTTCCACAAAGAAATCCGATCACGAATTTCTCAATGGCACTCCGTCACCAAATGTTTATCCGATTTCTTTTCAAATCGACCGAGAAGTTTGAACAatcgtataaaaaaataaacgggAAGAAAATAACAGAAATATGTATCATAAAAAAAGGGTATTTGTCAAATTTAATTTGCCACTCGTGATATATTGATAAGTCTTACACTAATTTCCAAGTTTAAATTCTCGATCGGTTTTAGCCTTTACTagcttcaaaattttatttctgcaaatatcctaattaattaaactacaGATGGGGATTTGTTCCagtttgattaaatataagtatagtaatagcttagaaaaataatttggatttaaaaaaaaaaaaaaaaaccaaggcaaTTCCCTAGACATTTGACACAatatttgaatttcataaaaaaaaaaaataataaggcaGTGTTTTAGACATTTGACTGAATATTTCTCTGTATTAAGTAACAAATTGGTCATAGTTGGTTGCGATTGAAACAAAAATGGtggaaaagataacaaaataaattaaaagcctttaaaaaagaaaaaaccctactCATTTGAAACAGGGGAAACATTAAAAGCATTAATTTTGatcatataatatatcaatCACGTCAAAGGCACTTGATATGAATTTTAGGAAATTAACATGAGTTGTGGGCATGCATCTGTTAATTTTgtaaaaggagaaaagaaaagcaaacttAGGAGTGCATTAAACTCGGGGTAGATCCtcatttattgttttgaatgtgAGGAAGGGAGCAATGCAAGGGGGGAGAGCCTAAGAGAGGAATATGCGGAATCGGATGGTAGAATTTCCTTGCATGCATGGTATAAAAGAGGAGGGGACGCAGCGCATTCCAGATGTAGAAGAAGGTAAATCTCTCTTCTTAATTATAGAAGAAACGAGATTAATTGTGTGAGGGGGGAAGCTGAGGAAAGGGATACACGATCCAAAATCACACACACAGATCAGAGATGGCTGGGGTGATGTTCATGGTTTTGCTTTGCCTCTCTGCAGGAGCAATGTTGGGAGTCCAGGGTGAGGACCCTTACTTGTTCTTCACATGGAACGTCACCTACGGCACCCTCTCTCCTTTGGGGGTTCCCCAACAGGTGATTCTCATCAATGATGAATTCCCCGGACCCAATATCAACTCCACCAGTAACAACAACATTGTCATCAATGTCTTCAACAACATTGATGAGCCCTTCCTTCTGACATGGAGCGGCATCCAGCAGAGAAAGAATTCATGGCAAGATGGAGTTCTTGGGACCAACTGTCCAATCCTCCCAGGAACCAACTTCACCTACCACTTCCAGGTTAAGGACCAGATTGGTAGCTACATCTACTACCCAACCACAGGCATGCACCGTGCAGCTGGAGGCTTTGGCGGCCTTCGCATCAACAGCCGCCTACTCATCCCTGTACCTTATGCTGATCCCGAGGATGACTACACTGTCGTACTTAATGACTGGTACACTAAGAGCCACACTGCTCTCCAGAAGTTATTGGATAGCGGGCGCTCTCTTGCAAGGCCTGACGGCGTCCTCATCAATGGCAAAAACGCTATGGGAGATGGCAAGGATGAGCCTCTCTTCACAATGAAGCCTGAAAAGACATACAAGTATAGAATCTGCAACGCTGGGCTCAAGAATACTCTCAATTTCAGGATCCAAGGCCATACGATGAAGCTTGTGGAGATGGAGGGCTCCCATGTGGTGCAAAACGTGTACGAATCACTCGATGTCCATGTTGGACAATGCTTCAGTGTCCTCGTGACAGCCAACCAAGCTCCCAAAGACTACTACATGGTGGCTTCCACCCGATTCAATAAGCAGGTTCTCACCGCTAAGGGCATCATTCGTTACACCAACGGCAAGGGTCCAGCATCACCTGAGCTCCCTGAGGCACCCGTTGGATGGGCTTGGTCTCTCAATCAATTCCGTTCCTTCCGCTGGAACCTTACAGCCAGTGCTGCTAGGCCTAACCCTCAAGGCTCTTACCACTATGGTTCCATCAACATCACCCGCACCATTAAGCTCGTAAACTCAGCTAGCCAAGAAGGTGGCAAGCTTCGCTATGCCCTCAATGGCGTCTCTCACGTTGATCCAGAGACACCTCTCAAAATTGCCGAGTACTATGGGGTTGCAGACAAGTTGTTCAAATATGACACCATGCAGGACAGTCCACAAGCCGACATTGCTCACGCTAAGATTGTCTCACAACCCAATGTCCTTAACCTCACTTTCCGTAACTTCGTAGAGATCATCTTCGAGAACCACGAGAAGAGCATGCAATCATATCACTTGGATGGTTATTCCTTCTTCGCAGTCGCGtaagtaattaattaactaaacaaACGCAGATGCATGCAGTGAATgtctttaaaaaacttattgtgAATATTTATAACCAaccaactaattaattaattaatatgcaACAGAGTGGAGCCAGGCACTTGGACCCCTGAAAAGAGAAAGCACTACAATCTTCTTGATGCAGTGAGCAGGACAACCGTTCAGGTCTTCCCCAAATCCTGGGCTGCCATTCTTTTGACATTCGACAATGCTGGAATGTGGAACATCAGGTCAGAGATGTGGGAGAGGGCTTATCTAGGACAACAGCTGTATGCCAGTGTTCTTTCCCCTGCTCGCTCCCTAAGGGACGAGTACAATATTCCTGATAATACTTTGCTATGTGGCCTCGTCAAGGACTTGCCAAAACCCGAGCCTTACAGCATCTAATATATAGAGAGCGGCTGATCCTCCATGTGTTAACCCTTTCCAATTTGTTGCCATGACTTCTTTTTTTccgaattattattatttttttcatcagaCAATTGTTCTGTTCGTTCTCTCTTTCATGTAGtcagaataatatatattgaattcaATAAAACTTAACCTTCTGCTTCTCGTACATGTTT
This genomic interval from Populus alba chromosome 1, ASM523922v2, whole genome shotgun sequence contains the following:
- the LOC118032746 gene encoding L-ascorbate oxidase homolog gives rise to the protein MAGVMFMVLLCLSAGAMLGVQGEDPYLFFTWNVTYGTLSPLGVPQQVILINDEFPGPNINSTSNNNIVINVFNNIDEPFLLTWSGIQQRKNSWQDGVLGTNCPILPGTNFTYHFQVKDQIGSYIYYPTTGMHRAAGGFGGLRINSRLLIPVPYADPEDDYTVVLNDWYTKSHTALQKLLDSGRSLARPDGVLINGKNAMGDGKDEPLFTMKPEKTYKYRICNAGLKNTLNFRIQGHTMKLVEMEGSHVVQNVYESLDVHVGQCFSVLVTANQAPKDYYMVASTRFNKQVLTAKGIIRYTNGKGPASPELPEAPVGWAWSLNQFRSFRWNLTASAARPNPQGSYHYGSINITRTIKLVNSASQEGGKLRYALNGVSHVDPETPLKIAEYYGVADKLFKYDTMQDSPQADIAHAKIVSQPNVLNLTFRNFVEIIFENHEKSMQSYHLDGYSFFAVAVEPGTWTPEKRKHYNLLDAVSRTTVQVFPKSWAAILLTFDNAGMWNIRSEMWERAYLGQQLYASVLSPARSLRDEYNIPDNTLLCGLVKDLPKPEPYSI